In Carya illinoinensis cultivar Pawnee chromosome 6, C.illinoinensisPawnee_v1, whole genome shotgun sequence, a single genomic region encodes these proteins:
- the LOC122313869 gene encoding nephrocystin-3 isoform X1 produces the protein MSTSLISLSPSTNNYRMSQVCLHMQSEHLRKAITCFSVCHQKQKCNIKHYMIPIKAVSGHRVYRTFASVGSLEADVASHGNDAPPGVSTPNNSRRSRMSFDQTNYPLDDMTNFEKQLQELFDEVKRMIMMGNRNDAMDLLKANYEAVIERMNKGSKGIEEAALLDIITLGYMAVGDLKFVASLLAMLAEVVDSLKDNEPLLDVVLVHMGSLFSALGKFDRSLLVYQRSIDILENRYGKNSIFLVTPLLGMAKALGSIGRSTKAVEIYHRAITILELSKGAESEDLVVALFGLGNLLLKEGRSSDAEPHFIRILTLYKKLYGENDGRVGMAMCSLAHVKCAKGNADEAIGLYKNALQVIKDSNYMALDDSIMEKMRIDLAELLHVVGRGKEGREMLEESLLITEKYKGKEHPSLVTHFVNLATSYSRSKNFVEAERLLRMSLEIMGKTVGPDDQSLTYPMLHLAVTLYNLKRNEEAEQLALDVLHIREKAFGKDSLPVGEALDCLASIQTRLGRDYGELLELLKRLLSIQEREFGHESEEVMETLKKTLYYLDKLGRKNEKFPLQKRLSMLRMKYKERIQY, from the exons ATGTCAACTTCCCTTATTTCCCTCTCCCCATCTACCAACAACTAcag GATGAGCCAAGTGTGTCTACACATGCAGTCAGAACATTTACGGAAAGCTATAACATGCTTCTCAGTTTGTCACCAGAAGCAGAAATGCAATATCAAGCATTACATGATACCCATCAAAGCCGTTTCTGGTCACCGTGTCTATAGAACTTTTGCATCAGTTGGGTCATTAGAAGCAGATGTGGCAAGCCACGGAAATGATGCTCCTCCTGGTGTTTCAACTCCAAACAACTCTCGGAG GTCTAGAATGTCTTTTGACCAGACAAATTACCCCTTGGATGACATGACTAATTTTGAGAAACAGCTGCAAGAATTATTTGATGAAGTCAAAAGAATGATTATGATGGGGAACAGAAATGATGCCATGGACCTACTTAAAGCAAACTATGAAGCTGTGATAGAACGGATGAATAAAGGTAGCAAAGGCATTGAAGAAGCTGCACTTCTTGACATCATTACCCTTGGTTATATGGCTGTTGGAGATTTGAAGTTTGTTGCTTCCCTACTGGCTATG TTGGCTGAGGTTGTTGACAGTCTAAAGGACAACGAACCACTTCTGGATGTTGTGCTTGTGCATATGGGAAGTTTGTTTTCGGCTTTGGGGAAGTTTGATAGATCATTGCTTGTGTACCAGAGGTCTATTGATATTCTAGAGAACAGATATG GgaaaaatagcatttttcttgtCACTCCATTGTTAGGGATGGCAAAAGCACTTGGATCCATTGGCAGATCAACAAAAGCAGTTGAAATCTATCATCGTGCAATTACTATTTTGGAATTGAGCAAAGGGGCTGAAAGTGAGGATTTGGTTGTAGCTTTATTTGGTCTTGGAAATCTTTTGCTCAAAGAAGGAAGATCGTCAGATGCAGAACCTCATTTCATCAG aaTCTTAACCTTGTATAAGAAGTTATATGGAGAAAATGACGGAAGAGTTGGAATGGCTATGTGTTCCCTAGCCCATGTGAAGTGTGCAAAGG GAAATGCTGATGAAGCCATTGGATTATATAAGAATGCTCTCCAGGTCATCAAGGATTCAAATTATATGGCTTTAGATGACAGCATAATGGAGAAGATGAGGATAGATTTGGCAGAGCTACTTCATGTTGTAGGAAG GGGGAAAGAAGGCCGAGAAATGTTAGAGGAATCCTTGTTGATCACTGAGAAGTATAAAGGAAAAGAGCATCCCAGCTTAGTGACGCACTTTGTGAATCTTGCAACCTCCTATTCACGCTCAAAGAATTTTGTGGAGGCTGAACGCTTGCTGAGGATGAGTTTGGAAATCATGGGGAAGACTGTGGGCCCTGATGATCAATCCCTCACCTATCCAATGTTGCATCTTGCAGTTACCCTCTACAATCTAAAACGGAATGAAGAAGCTGAGCAACTTGCCTTGGACGTTTTGCACATCCGTGAAAAGGCATTTGGAAAAGATTCTCTTCCTGTTG GGGAGGCACTGGACTGTTTGGCATCCATCCAGACTAGGTTGGGGAGGGACTACGGAGAGTTGTTGGAGCTGCTTAAGAGACTTCTGAGTATCCAAGAGAGAGAGTTCGGACATGAGAGTGAAGAGGTCATGGAAACCCTGAAAAAAACTCTCTACTACTTGGACAAACTGGGTAGGAAGAACGAGAAGTTCCCACTGCAGAAAAGATTGTCCATGCTTAGAATGAAATACAAAGAAAGGATCCAATATTAA
- the LOC122313869 gene encoding nephrocystin-3 isoform X2 yields the protein MIPIKAVSGHRVYRTFASVGSLEADVASHGNDAPPGVSTPNNSRRSRMSFDQTNYPLDDMTNFEKQLQELFDEVKRMIMMGNRNDAMDLLKANYEAVIERMNKGSKGIEEAALLDIITLGYMAVGDLKFVASLLAMLAEVVDSLKDNEPLLDVVLVHMGSLFSALGKFDRSLLVYQRSIDILENRYGKNSIFLVTPLLGMAKALGSIGRSTKAVEIYHRAITILELSKGAESEDLVVALFGLGNLLLKEGRSSDAEPHFIRILTLYKKLYGENDGRVGMAMCSLAHVKCAKGNADEAIGLYKNALQVIKDSNYMALDDSIMEKMRIDLAELLHVVGRGKEGREMLEESLLITEKYKGKEHPSLVTHFVNLATSYSRSKNFVEAERLLRMSLEIMGKTVGPDDQSLTYPMLHLAVTLYNLKRNEEAEQLALDVLHIREKAFGKDSLPVGEALDCLASIQTRLGRDYGELLELLKRLLSIQEREFGHESEEVMETLKKTLYYLDKLGRKNEKFPLQKRLSMLRMKYKERIQY from the exons ATGATACCCATCAAAGCCGTTTCTGGTCACCGTGTCTATAGAACTTTTGCATCAGTTGGGTCATTAGAAGCAGATGTGGCAAGCCACGGAAATGATGCTCCTCCTGGTGTTTCAACTCCAAACAACTCTCGGAG GTCTAGAATGTCTTTTGACCAGACAAATTACCCCTTGGATGACATGACTAATTTTGAGAAACAGCTGCAAGAATTATTTGATGAAGTCAAAAGAATGATTATGATGGGGAACAGAAATGATGCCATGGACCTACTTAAAGCAAACTATGAAGCTGTGATAGAACGGATGAATAAAGGTAGCAAAGGCATTGAAGAAGCTGCACTTCTTGACATCATTACCCTTGGTTATATGGCTGTTGGAGATTTGAAGTTTGTTGCTTCCCTACTGGCTATG TTGGCTGAGGTTGTTGACAGTCTAAAGGACAACGAACCACTTCTGGATGTTGTGCTTGTGCATATGGGAAGTTTGTTTTCGGCTTTGGGGAAGTTTGATAGATCATTGCTTGTGTACCAGAGGTCTATTGATATTCTAGAGAACAGATATG GgaaaaatagcatttttcttgtCACTCCATTGTTAGGGATGGCAAAAGCACTTGGATCCATTGGCAGATCAACAAAAGCAGTTGAAATCTATCATCGTGCAATTACTATTTTGGAATTGAGCAAAGGGGCTGAAAGTGAGGATTTGGTTGTAGCTTTATTTGGTCTTGGAAATCTTTTGCTCAAAGAAGGAAGATCGTCAGATGCAGAACCTCATTTCATCAG aaTCTTAACCTTGTATAAGAAGTTATATGGAGAAAATGACGGAAGAGTTGGAATGGCTATGTGTTCCCTAGCCCATGTGAAGTGTGCAAAGG GAAATGCTGATGAAGCCATTGGATTATATAAGAATGCTCTCCAGGTCATCAAGGATTCAAATTATATGGCTTTAGATGACAGCATAATGGAGAAGATGAGGATAGATTTGGCAGAGCTACTTCATGTTGTAGGAAG GGGGAAAGAAGGCCGAGAAATGTTAGAGGAATCCTTGTTGATCACTGAGAAGTATAAAGGAAAAGAGCATCCCAGCTTAGTGACGCACTTTGTGAATCTTGCAACCTCCTATTCACGCTCAAAGAATTTTGTGGAGGCTGAACGCTTGCTGAGGATGAGTTTGGAAATCATGGGGAAGACTGTGGGCCCTGATGATCAATCCCTCACCTATCCAATGTTGCATCTTGCAGTTACCCTCTACAATCTAAAACGGAATGAAGAAGCTGAGCAACTTGCCTTGGACGTTTTGCACATCCGTGAAAAGGCATTTGGAAAAGATTCTCTTCCTGTTG GGGAGGCACTGGACTGTTTGGCATCCATCCAGACTAGGTTGGGGAGGGACTACGGAGAGTTGTTGGAGCTGCTTAAGAGACTTCTGAGTATCCAAGAGAGAGAGTTCGGACATGAGAGTGAAGAGGTCATGGAAACCCTGAAAAAAACTCTCTACTACTTGGACAAACTGGGTAGGAAGAACGAGAAGTTCCCACTGCAGAAAAGATTGTCCATGCTTAGAATGAAATACAAAGAAAGGATCCAATATTAA
- the LOC122314006 gene encoding putative aminoacrylate hydrolase RutD, which translates to MPFCTVSMQQGGEDTKLKAGDNGVGIFYRTYGQGPTKVLLIIGLAGTHDSWGPQIIGLAGTDTPNDDETRTGDWNSEDYESGGGIQICAFDNRGMGRSSVPTKKSEYTTKLMAKDAIALLDHLGWKNAHIFGHSMGAMIACKLAAMVPERVLSLALLNVTGGGFECFPKLDRQTLSVAIRFLRAKTPEQRAAVDLDTHYSKEYLEEYVGPNTRKTILYQEYVRSISSTGMQSNNGFEGQVNACWTHKMTRSEIEAIRSSGFLVSVIHGRHDIIAQLYYARRLAEKMQPVARMIELHGGHLVSHERTEEVNQALLELIKASEVKINPHDWTNLPKKTSGWIGKRMKLIRVNTEGESNISLMFYSLSKLHLFVLYLFGLLCLAFNYGRKAVRSLKPVRVGPSLAIADSQ; encoded by the exons ATGCCTTTTTGCACGGTTTCGATGCAGCAAGGCGGCGAAGACACGAAGCTCAAAGCCGGCGACAATGGAGTCGGAATCTTTTACAGAACTTACGGTCAGGGGCCCACCAAGGTCCTCCTCATCATAG GATTGGCGGGGACTCACGATTCATGGGGCCCACAGATCATAGGTCTGGCGGGGACCGATACGCCCAATGATGATGAAACGAGGACCGGCGATTGGAACTCAGAGGACTATGAGAGTGGCGGTGGTATCCAGATATGCGCGTTTGACAACCGTGGAATGGGTCGGAGCTCCGTACCTACCAAAAAGTCCGAATACAC AACAAAGCTTATGGCAAAGGACGCAATTGCTTTGTTGGATCATTTGGGCTGGAAAAATGCACATATTTTTGGACATTCAATGG GAGCTATGATAGCTTGCAAGTTAGCAGCAATGGTGCCTGAAAGAGTTCTGTCACTCGCTTTACTTAACGTAACGGGTGGAGGTTTTGAATGTTTTCCCAAG cttgatcgaCAAACATTATCTGTTGCAATCCGTTTCTTACGGGCCAAAACTCCTGAGCAACGGGCAGCTGTTGACTTGGACACCCACTACTCAAAG GAATACCTTGAGGAATATGTTGGACCTAACACGAGAAAAACAATCTTATATCAA GAATATGTAAGATCTATATCATCAACTGGAATGCAGTCTAACAATGGTTTTGAGGGCCAAGTCAATGCTTGCTGGACGCACAAAATGACACGATCAGAAATTGAAGCAATCCGTTCTTCTGGATTTCTTGTTTCAGTCATTCATGGCAG GCATGATATAATTGCTCAACTATATTATGCAAGGAGACTAGCAGAGAAGATGCAGCCTGTTGCTAGAATGATAGAACTTCATGGAGGTCATCTAGTGAGCCATGAGAGAACTGAAGAG GTCAATCAAGCGCTTCTTGAATTGATCAAGGCATCAGAAGTGAAGATCAATCCTCATGATTGGACTAATTTGCCAAAGAAAACCTCTG GGTGGATAGGTAAAAGGATGAAATTAATCAGAGTAAACACAGAGGGTGAAAGCAATATCTCTCTCATGTTTTATTCGCTATCAAAGCTCCATCTCTTTGTGTTATACCTCTTTGGTCTTCTTTGTTTGGCATTCAACTATGGACGAAAGGCTGTAAGAAGTTTAAAACCAGTTAGAGTTGGGCCTTCCCTTGCAATAGCGGATAGTCAATGA
- the LOC122314389 gene encoding protein ABIL2-like isoform X1, whose translation MGTMTKSSTLPIPHEASNFDEVSMHQSLLFSDSLQDLKNLRTQLYSAAEYFELSYTNDDQKQLVIETLKEYAIKAIVNTVDHLGSVTYKVNDLLDEKVDEVSGTELRVSCIEQRLRTCKEYIDHEGLSQQSLVINTPKYHKRYILPVGETMRGANRTKSKYQGCSLDDEDDWHQFRNAVRATITETPTSTTSRGRSPSPSPRISQRSAIFSFTATMPKKELDKRTVSPYRFPLLRSGSFSSRPMTPNSVRPTTPNSSTPTTPNSNARRRYPSEPRKSASMRLPAERENGKDVEQYPSKSKRLLKALLSRRKSKKDDMLYTYLDEY comes from the exons ATGGGGACGATGACCAAATCTTCTACACTGCCCATCCCTCATGAAGCTTCTAACTTTGATGAGGTTTCAATGCATCAGAGCTTGCTTTTCTCTGATAGTCTCCAG GATCTGAAAAATTTGAGGACACAGTTGTACTCGGCAGCTGAGTATTTTGAACTATCATACACCAATGATGATCAAAAACAATT AGTGATAGAAACATTAAAAGAGTATGCTATTAAAGCTATTGTGAATACCGTGGACCATTTGGGTTCTGTGACATATAAGGTTAATGATCTTTTGGATGAGAAGGTTGATGAAGTTTCTGGAACAGAGCTCCGTGTGTCTTGCATTGAGCAG AGACTAAGGACATGCAAAGAGTATATTGATCACGAGGGCCTTTCTCAACAGTCATTGGTGATAAATACGCCTAAATACCACAAGCGGTACATCTTGCCAG TTGGGGAGACTATGCGTGGTGCCAACCGAACGAAATCAAAGTATCAGGGTTGCAGCCTGGATGATGAAGATGACTGGCATCAATTTAGGAATG CTGTTCGAGCTACAATTACAGAAACCCCAACATCTACAACTAG TAGAGGGCGTTCCCCTTCCCCTTCTCCACGAATATCACAACGATCTGCAATTTTTTCCTTTACTGCTACCATGCCCAAAAAAGAATTAG ATAAGAGAACGGTATCACCATATCGGTTTCCACTTTTACGGTCTGGATCTTTTTCAAGTAGGCCTATGACCCCAAATTCAGTGCGGCCCACTACTCCAAACTCCAGTACACCAACCACTCCAAATTCTAATGCAAGACGAAGG TACCCTTCGGAGCCACGAAAATCAGCTTCAATGCGGTTACCTGCAGAAAGAGAAAATGGCAAAGACGTTGAACAATACCCAAGTAAAAGTAAACGTCTCCTGAAAGCATTGCTCAGTCGACGCAAGTCAAAGAAAGATGACATGCTATACACTTACTTGGACGAATactga
- the LOC122314389 gene encoding protein ABIL2-like isoform X2, translated as MGTMTKSSTLPIPHEASNFDEVSMHQSLLFSDSLQDLKNLRTQLYSAAEYFELSYTNDDQKQLVIETLKEYAIKAIVNTVDHLGSVTYKVNDLLDEKVDEVSGTELRVSCIEQRLRTCKEYIDHEGLSQQSLVINTPKYHKRYILPVGETMRGANRTKSKYQGCSLDDEDDWHQFRNAVRATITETPTSTTRGRSPSPSPRISQRSAIFSFTATMPKKELDKRTVSPYRFPLLRSGSFSSRPMTPNSVRPTTPNSSTPTTPNSNARRRYPSEPRKSASMRLPAERENGKDVEQYPSKSKRLLKALLSRRKSKKDDMLYTYLDEY; from the exons ATGGGGACGATGACCAAATCTTCTACACTGCCCATCCCTCATGAAGCTTCTAACTTTGATGAGGTTTCAATGCATCAGAGCTTGCTTTTCTCTGATAGTCTCCAG GATCTGAAAAATTTGAGGACACAGTTGTACTCGGCAGCTGAGTATTTTGAACTATCATACACCAATGATGATCAAAAACAATT AGTGATAGAAACATTAAAAGAGTATGCTATTAAAGCTATTGTGAATACCGTGGACCATTTGGGTTCTGTGACATATAAGGTTAATGATCTTTTGGATGAGAAGGTTGATGAAGTTTCTGGAACAGAGCTCCGTGTGTCTTGCATTGAGCAG AGACTAAGGACATGCAAAGAGTATATTGATCACGAGGGCCTTTCTCAACAGTCATTGGTGATAAATACGCCTAAATACCACAAGCGGTACATCTTGCCAG TTGGGGAGACTATGCGTGGTGCCAACCGAACGAAATCAAAGTATCAGGGTTGCAGCCTGGATGATGAAGATGACTGGCATCAATTTAGGAATG CTGTTCGAGCTACAATTACAGAAACCCCAACATCTACAACTAG AGGGCGTTCCCCTTCCCCTTCTCCACGAATATCACAACGATCTGCAATTTTTTCCTTTACTGCTACCATGCCCAAAAAAGAATTAG ATAAGAGAACGGTATCACCATATCGGTTTCCACTTTTACGGTCTGGATCTTTTTCAAGTAGGCCTATGACCCCAAATTCAGTGCGGCCCACTACTCCAAACTCCAGTACACCAACCACTCCAAATTCTAATGCAAGACGAAGG TACCCTTCGGAGCCACGAAAATCAGCTTCAATGCGGTTACCTGCAGAAAGAGAAAATGGCAAAGACGTTGAACAATACCCAAGTAAAAGTAAACGTCTCCTGAAAGCATTGCTCAGTCGACGCAAGTCAAAGAAAGATGACATGCTATACACTTACTTGGACGAATactga
- the LOC122314508 gene encoding protein RKD4, producing the protein MDSVPVLENIPKMEINPHEFDWYYPEEHSERILDLPPLDCYFELDPLPFPHGNKQLYITELKNFEDLNPDFVSAELDLPFFYEDVVVDQSPLNSVTDSIGQFENLATYLSGYSTIIHQGDYQSSNKTEKEKRATSGRKKMAVLELDEIQKHFDIPITKAAKKMNVGLTVLKKRCRELNIKRWPHRKLKSLTSLINNVKELGLTNEVETLEEHKKILEKLPDAELTERTRKLRQACFKANYKKRRSLAIQA; encoded by the exons ATGGATTCTGTCCCAGTACTCGAAAATATTCCAAAGATGGAGATCAACCCACATGAATTTGACTGGTACTACCCAGAAGAACATTCTGAAAG GATATTAGATCTGCCGCCACTGGATTGTTACTTCGAGTTAGACCCACTTCCATTCCCACATGGAAACAAGCAACTATACATCACTGAGTTAAAAAACTTTGAAGATCTGAATCCTGATTTTGTCTCGGCAGAACTCGACCTTCCATTTTTTTATGAAGATGTAGTGGTCGACCAAAGTCCTCTAAACTCTGTGACAGACTCTATTGGTCAGTTTGAAAATCTTGCAACTTACTTGAGTGGATATTCCACAATAATTCATCAGGGTGACTATCAGAGCTCAAACAAGactgaaaaggaaaagagggcAACAAGTGGGAGGAAGAAGATGGCCGTGTTGGAGTTAGATGAAATACAGAAGCACTTTGACATACCAATAACCAAAGCAGCAAAGAAGATGAATGTGGGATTGACTGTATTGAAGAAAAGGTGCAGAGAACTTAATATCAAGCGATGGCCTCACAGGAAGCTCAAGAGCTTGACGTCCCTCATTAACAATGTTAAG GAATTGGGTCTGACAAATGAGGTAGAGACATTGGAGGAGCACAAGAAAATTCTAGAGAAACTGCCAGATGCAGAGCTGACAGAGAGAACGAGGAAACTGCGGCAGGCTTGTTTCAAAGCCAATTACAAGAAGAGGAGGTCTCTTGCTATTCAAGCGTGA